The Sebastes fasciatus isolate fSebFas1 chromosome 4, fSebFas1.pri, whole genome shotgun sequence genome window below encodes:
- the pgpep1l gene encoding pyroglutamyl-peptidase 1 isoform X2, producing MTGEEIVVVTGFGPFRQFLENPSWKAAQGLKLVGLGEQTDVSIKEVPLAVHLGVSRGSSVFLEQTGKNSGYRDKDVCGFCPESHCCVEGGPEKLDSVVNMRAVAKQAGPDVIYSRDAGRYLCDFAYYCSLYHGQSRAALIHVPSSGSLASADRLVPLLQTLIHTMLEQLEDPSETT from the exons ATGACTGGAGAAGAAATCGTGGTGGTTACAG GCTTTGGACCTTTTCGACAGTTCTTAGAGAACCCCAGCTGGAAAGCAGCCCAG GGACTGAAGTTGGTCGGATTGGGAGAGCAGACTGATGTTTCCATTAAGGAGGTGCCA ttGGCTGTACATCTGGGCGTATCCAGAGGGTCCAGTGTCTTTTTGGAGCAAACAGGGAAGAACAGCGGATACAGAGACAAAGACGTGTGCGGCTTCTGTCCTGAAAGTCACTGCTGTGTGGAAGGAGGACCAGAGAAACTGGACTCAGTCGTTAACATGAGGGCTGTCGCCAAACAAGCGGGACCGGATGTCATTTATTCAAGAGATGCTGGCAG GTACCTGTGTGATTTTGCATATTACTGCTCGCTATATCACGGCCAGAGCAGAGCAGCCCTCATCCATGTACCCTCATCTGGCAGCCTGGCCTCAGCTGACAGACTGGTCCCTCTGCTGCAGACCCTCATCCACACCatgctggagcagctggaggaccCTTCAGAAACCACATGA
- the pgpep1l gene encoding pyroglutamyl-peptidase 1 isoform X1, whose translation MTGEEIVVVTGFGPFRQFLENPSWKAAQGLKLVGLGEQTDVSIKEVPVSYVKTQQVIAEIWQTLHPKLAVHLGVSRGSSVFLEQTGKNSGYRDKDVCGFCPESHCCVEGGPEKLDSVVNMRAVAKQAGPDVIYSRDAGRYLCDFAYYCSLYHGQSRAALIHVPSSGSLASADRLVPLLQTLIHTMLEQLEDPSETT comes from the exons ATGACTGGAGAAGAAATCGTGGTGGTTACAG GCTTTGGACCTTTTCGACAGTTCTTAGAGAACCCCAGCTGGAAAGCAGCCCAG GGACTGAAGTTGGTCGGATTGGGAGAGCAGACTGATGTTTCCATTAAGGAGGTGCCAGTGAGTTATGTTAAGACTCAGCAGGTCATTGCTGAGATTTGGCAAACTCTTCACCCAAAg ttGGCTGTACATCTGGGCGTATCCAGAGGGTCCAGTGTCTTTTTGGAGCAAACAGGGAAGAACAGCGGATACAGAGACAAAGACGTGTGCGGCTTCTGTCCTGAAAGTCACTGCTGTGTGGAAGGAGGACCAGAGAAACTGGACTCAGTCGTTAACATGAGGGCTGTCGCCAAACAAGCGGGACCGGATGTCATTTATTCAAGAGATGCTGGCAG GTACCTGTGTGATTTTGCATATTACTGCTCGCTATATCACGGCCAGAGCAGAGCAGCCCTCATCCATGTACCCTCATCTGGCAGCCTGGCCTCAGCTGACAGACTGGTCCCTCTGCTGCAGACCCTCATCCACACCatgctggagcagctggaggaccCTTCAGAAACCACATGA